In Sphingobacteriaceae bacterium, the following proteins share a genomic window:
- a CDS encoding carbonate dehydratase, giving the protein MEESYNKLIEGNRLFSLTKKLDDPEYFKKLSLGQKPDYLWIGCSDSRVPANEVTNTSSGEMFVHRNIANMVVHTDLNLLSVLEYAVNVLKVKHVIVCGHYGCGGVRASMGNDLIGYVDNWLRNIKDVYSKHQLELENISDFEKRVDRLTELNVVEQVRNLAKTGIVQKAWKERELHLHGWVYGINSGLITDLSVIHDGSADIDPIYRFNL; this is encoded by the coding sequence ATGGAAGAATCATATAACAAACTTATTGAAGGAAACAGACTTTTCTCACTTACAAAAAAATTAGATGACCCCGAATACTTTAAAAAATTATCACTTGGACAGAAACCCGATTATTTGTGGATTGGCTGCAGCGATAGTCGTGTACCGGCGAATGAAGTAACAAATACTTCAAGCGGCGAAATGTTTGTACACCGTAACATTGCCAACATGGTAGTGCATACCGACCTGAATCTGCTAAGTGTGCTTGAATATGCTGTTAACGTACTAAAAGTAAAACACGTGATTGTTTGTGGTCACTACGGTTGCGGCGGTGTAAGGGCATCTATGGGTAACGACCTGATAGGTTATGTAGACAACTGGTTGCGTAATATAAAAGACGTTTATTCAAAACACCAGTTAGAATTGGAAAACATAAGTGACTTTGAAAAACGTGTAGACCGCTTAACAGAACTTAACGTTGTTGAACAGGTAAGAAATCTTGCAAAAACAGGTATCGTACAAAAAGCATGGAAAGAAAGAGAACTCCATTTACATGGATGGGTTTACGGAATTAATAGCGGACTCATTACTGACCTTAGCGTTATTCATGACGGAAGCGCTGACATTGATCCTATATACCGTTTTAACCTGTAA
- a CDS encoding D-beta-hydroxybutyrate dehydrogenase, with product MKTVLITGSTSGIGLGIATEFAKTKQYNIIFNGLETNGPEIAAEIGKNYGIEVMYSNANMLKPEELRKMVADGISKFGKIDVLINNAGIQHVSPIEDFPDDKWNAIIGINLTSAFYLSKAVWPGMKERKFGRIINIASAHGLVASEFKSAYVSAKHGIVGLTKTLGLEGAPFNITCNAICPGYVKTPLVEKQIADQAKAHNMSETDVVNKVMLLKQAVKEFVTVESIGLMALFLAAETSTTITGTALPIDGGWNAQ from the coding sequence ATGAAAACAGTTCTTATTACAGGAAGCACCAGCGGCATTGGTCTGGGAATAGCTACAGAATTCGCAAAAACAAAGCAGTATAACATTATTTTTAACGGGCTCGAAACTAACGGTCCTGAAATTGCCGCAGAAATTGGAAAAAATTATGGCATTGAAGTTATGTATAGCAATGCTAACATGCTTAAACCAGAGGAACTCCGTAAAATGGTTGCCGACGGAATTTCTAAATTCGGCAAGATTGATGTGCTTATCAATAACGCAGGCATTCAACATGTTTCCCCCATCGAAGATTTTCCAGACGATAAATGGAATGCGATCATCGGTATTAATTTAACGTCAGCGTTTTATCTGTCTAAAGCCGTTTGGCCAGGTATGAAAGAACGTAAATTCGGACGCATCATCAATATCGCTTCTGCGCACGGACTTGTTGCATCTGAATTTAAAAGCGCTTACGTATCTGCAAAACATGGTATTGTAGGACTTACAAAAACTTTGGGTTTAGAAGGAGCTCCCTTTAATATTACCTGCAACGCTATTTGTCCGGGGTATGTTAAAACACCCTTAGTTGAAAAACAAATTGCTGATCAGGCCAAGGCTCACAACATGAGTGAAACAGATGTTGTAAATAAAGTAATGCTTTTAAAACAAGCCGTGAAAGAATTTGTAACCGTAGAAAGTATTGGTTTGATGGCACTCTTTTTAGCGGCAGAAACTTCTACCACAATTACCGGCACAGCTCTACCCATTGATGGTGGCTGGAATGCTCAGTAA